One Helianthus annuus cultivar XRQ/B chromosome 12, HanXRQr2.0-SUNRISE, whole genome shotgun sequence genomic region harbors:
- the LOC110904856 gene encoding zinc finger CCCH domain-containing protein 15 → MHSYTDFSYSGDEDSKLWSSFIQQSSSGPFDDFQTPLYSSIFPATTSPHLFAVPEPSTLPHQQIVVDYNRRNSQDFAPFQDLIDRRNWCLSNLRLSTKEAEALRQENVNLQRANSELNKQLSHLQLQAASASVSASASAVSSLQNYANATMFPSVNSIVNRLGRMRIGEKGPMVIDKRVARGVENVDPVKKTEVERVKLPKSISVRSNGYLKTIQADDGSASRSRAVDRVKPASDMQRVYVRGKEEEEPVELKVYNQGMTKTELCNKWQQTGACPYGDHCQFAHGIEELRPVIRHPRYKTEVCRMVLAGDPCPYGHRCHFRHALTEEEKFLSRG, encoded by the exons ATGCATAGTTATACCGATTTCTCATATAGTGGAGATGAAGACAGTAAACTCTGGTCTTCGTTCATCCAACAGTCGAGCAGTGGACCGTTCGATGATTTCCAGACACCTCTGTACTCTTCAATCTTCCCTGCCACTACTTCACCACATCTATTCGCTGTACCTGAACCATCAACCCTACCACACCAGCAGATTGTCGTCGATTACAACCGTAGAAACTCGCAGGACTTTGCACCGTTTCAAGACCTAATCGACCGACGTAACTGGTGCCTATCTAACCTCCGTCTCTCTACCAAAGAAGCCGAGGCGCTGCGTCAAGAGAATGTCAACCTTCAAAGAGCAAATTCGGAACTGAACAAGCAACTGTCTCACTTGCAACTACAGGCGGCTTCAGCTTCTGTTTCGGCTTCAGCATCAGCAGTTTCTTCTCTTCAGAACTATGCTAATGCGACTATGTTTCCATCTGTAAATTCGATTGTCAATCGTTTGGGACGTATGAGGATTGGGGAAAAAGGACCGATGGTAATTGACAAACGAGTGGCTCGTGGTGTGGAGAATGTGGATCCGGTTAAGAAAACTGAGGTGGAGCGGGTTAAATTGCCAAAAAGTATTTCTGTTAGATCGAATGGGTACTTGAAGACGATTCAAGCTGATGACGGGAGCGCTAGTCGGTCACGTGCTGTGGATCGGGTTAAACCAGCTTCTGATATG CAAAGGGTGTATGTACGTGGAAAGGAAGAGGAGGAACCAGTGGAACTGAAGGTCTACAACCAAGGGATGACAAAGACAGAACTCTGCAACAAATGGCAACAAACTGGTGCATGTCCATATGGAGATCACTGTCAATTTGCACATGGTATTGAGGAACTTCGTCCAGTCATACGCCACCCGCGCTACAAAACAGAAGTCTGTAGAATGGTCCTGGCGGGTGACCCTTGCCCGTATGGCCACCGCTGTCATTTTCGCCATGCTCTCACCGAGGAGGAGAAATTCCTGAGCCGTGGTTGA